The following proteins are co-located in the Silene latifolia isolate original U9 population chromosome 1, ASM4854445v1, whole genome shotgun sequence genome:
- the LOC141598248 gene encoding ubiquitin carboxyl-terminal hydrolase 24-like: MDSSKVILFGSFTADEIKSLQNKASENIQVPVHKTEIQFGSLPLVVGEVSSVPGSGTGKTLASSVKFANSVKKDTDLVGKKPIIKGVESKPKENGSVDGPKNCSSLSNDVLAKRAVSPDLSSLCLSNNYGAFLLQPSISTPKVDLDSRPKISYPNGVHNESPMFVPAKYDGKKGSNGFITTACDLLPRGLINAGNLCFLNATLQALLSCSPFVKLLQELRTREISKVDYPTLIAFVDFLSEFDMPPNSNSRKKDSTDIEIGRPFSPAMFEDVVKNFTPDVPSGFSGRTRQEDAQEFLSFMMDRLHDELLKLGGQFSGMGGNKSSLVSSSDDDEWETVGPKNKSAVTRTQSFVPSELSAIFGGELNSVVKAKGNKDSATVQPYLLLHLDIFSESVVRIEDALRLFSAPETLEGYRASNTGKAGVVSASKSIKIQTLSKIMILHLMRFSYGSQGSTKLHKPVQFPLELVLGRELLVSPVNEGRKYELVATITHHGRNPSKGHYTADARHANGKWLRFDDASVTAIPTNKVLHDQAYVLFYKQVKCS, translated from the exons ATGGACTCCTCTAAG GTAATATTATTCGGATCATTCACTGCAGACGAGATAAAGTCTTTGCAAAACAAAGCATCTGAGAATATTCAAGTGCCTGTGCACAAGACAGAAATCCAATTTGGTTCATTGCCCCTGGTTGTAGGGGAAGTATCGAGTGTCCCAGGCAGTGGAACTGGTAAAACACTTGCTTCATCTGTAAAGTTTGCAAATTCAGTTAAGAAAGACACTGATTTGGTGGGAAAAAAGCCCATCATAAAAGGTGTTGAAAGTAAACCCAAAGAAAATGGAAGTGTTGATGGTCCCAAAAATTGCAGTTCGCTGAGTAACGATGTTCTGGCTAAAAGAGCTGTTAGTCCTGACTTGTCTTCATTGTGCCTGTCGAATAATTATGGAGCTTTTCTTCTGCAACCTTCCATAAGTACTCCCAAAGTTGATCTGGATTCAAGGCCCAAGATCTCATATCCAAATGGTGTCCATAATGAGTCACCCATGTTTGTGCCTGCTAAATATGATGGGAAAAAAGGGTCAAACGGCTTCATTACTACTGCTTGCGATTTGCTTCCCCGTGGCCTGATCAATGCTGGGAATTTATGTTTCCTAAATGCAACATTACAGGCACTTTTATCCTGTTCCCCATTTGTAAAACTTTTGCAGGAACTCAGAACTCGTGAAATTTCTAAG GTTGACTATCCAACATTGATTGCATTTGTGGATTTTCTATCAGAGTTTGACATGCCCCCTAATTCAAACTCAAGGAAGAAAGACTCAACTGATATAGAGATTGGTAGACCTTTCAGCCCTGCTATGTTTGAAGATGTCGTGAAGAACTTTACTCCAGATGTGCCAAGTGGTTTCTCTGGCAGGACAAG GCAAGAGGATGCTCAAGAATTCTTAAGCTTTATGATGGACCGATTGCATGATGAACTGCTCAAGCTTGGCGGTCAGTTTTCTGGTATGGGTGGGAATAAGTCATCTCTTGTGTCGTCATCGGATGATGATGAGTGGGAGACTGTTGGTCCTAAGAACAAATCAGCTGTGACTAGAACTCAAAGCTTCGTCCCATCGGAATTAAGTGCAATATTTGGTGGAGAATTGAATAGTGTTGTTAAGGCAAAAG GAAACAAGGATTCTGCAACTGTCCAACCATACCTCTTACTTCATCTGGACATTTTCTCTGAGTCTGTGGTCAGAATTGAGGACGCCCTTCGATTATTCTCTGCACCCGAGACACTTGAAGGGTACCGAGCATCAAATACTGGGAAG GCGGGAGTTGTGAGTGCTAGCAAATCTATAAAGATACAAACTCTTTCGAAGATTATGATACTGCACCTGATGCGCTTCAGCTATGGGAGCCAAGGAAGCACCAAATTGCATAAGCCTGTCCAATTCCCGCTTGAATTGGTGTTAGGTCGTGAGCTTCTTGTCTCACCTGTGAATGAG GGAAGAAAGTACGAACTTGTTGCTACAATCACTCATCACGGAAGAAACCCTTCGAAGGGCCATTATACTGCTGATGCCCGTCATGCTAATGGTAAATGGTTACGGTTTGATGATGCATCTGTCACTGCTATACCAACAAACAAGGTCTTACATGATCAGGCATATGTACTTTTCTACAAGCAAGTTAAGTGTAGTTGA